The genomic interval GACCACTACTTCGGAGCGATCCCCGACCGGGTACTCGAATTCATGAAGGACTTCGAGCAGCAAGCCTACCGGCTCGGCATTCCGCTCAAGACCCGGCACAACGAAGTGGCGCCCAATCAGTTCGAGTGCGCTCCGATGTTCGAGGAAGCGAACATCGCCGTCGATCACAACACGCTGCTGATGACCATCATGCGACGCGTCGCACTCAGGCACAAACTGAGAGTGCTGTTCCACGAAAAGCCGTTTCTGGGCGTCAACGGATCGGGCAAGCACTGCAACTGGTCGCTGTGCACGAATACGGGCGTCAATCTGCTGGCCCCGGGCAAGACTCCGAAGAATAACATTCAGTTTCTGGCCTTCTTCGTCAATACGATCATGGCCGCGCACAAGTTCGGCGTCCTGTTCATGGCCTCGATCGCCACGCAGTCGAATTCGCACCGGCTGGGAGCCCACGAGGCCCCTCCGGCCGTGATGTCGGTTTTCACGGGCTCGACGCTGTCGGCCGTGCTCGACTCGCTCGAACAGCGCGTAAGCGAGAAGAAGATGACGCCCGACGAAAAAACCGAGATCAAACTCGACATCGGCAAGATACCCAATATCCTGCTCGATAACACGGACCGCAACCGCACCTCGCCTTTCGCGTTCACGGGTAACCGGTTCGAGTTCCGCGCGACAGGCTCGTCGAACAACTGCGCCGCCCCGCTGATCGTCATCAACACCGCGATCGCCGAGCAGCTGACGCAATTCAAGGAAGAGGTCGACAAGCTGATCGCCAAGGGTATCAAAAAGGACGAGGCCATTCTGCAAATCATCCGCAAATACATCATCGAATCGAAAAACATCCGTTTCGAGGGAAACGGATACAGCGCCGAATGGCTGCGCGAGGCGGCCGAGCGCGGGATCGAGAGCATCGGCAGCGTGCCCGACGCGTTCAAGGTCTCGGTCCGCAAGGATGCGATCGCGCTGTTCGAGAAGCACGGTATCTTCAACGAGGCCGAACTGCACGCCCGTTACGAGATCAACATGGAGAATCTGGTCAAGAAAATCCAGATCGAATCGCGCGTACTGGCCGACCTGGCGGCGAACCATATCGTTCCGACGGCGATCCGCTACCAAAACATATTGATCCAGAACGTCAAGGGACTTAAGGACATTCTTCCCGACGAGTATGCCGACATGGCCGCCGAGGAAATCCGGACGATCCGCAAAATCGCCCGGTACGTCAAGGCGATCCGCGAGAACACCTACCATATGGTCGATGCCCGCAAGAAGTACAATGCCATGGACGACATCGTCGCCCGGGCCACCGGTTACTCCGAAGAGGTGCAGCCCTATCTGGACAAGATACGCCACGATATCGACAAGTTGGAACTGATCGTCGACGACGAGCTGTGGCCTCTGCCCAAGTACCGGGAGATGATGAGCATCAACTGAATCAGGAATCCGGAATCCGGACAAGAACGGGAAAACGCTATGCAGCAGACGGCAGCCGGTTTCGTTCCCGAACCGGCTGCCGACACGATCGGAGGGAGTGCTGTGGCCCGAGGTCGTGACTCGGGCACGCCGTGCCCGACGCCGATCGATACGAGTCGGCGCTTGCACCGGAATGCTTCCGCTAATGAAACGGTCATTTGAGAGGTCCACGTCGGCTTTCCGGCTCTTTCAGCGCGTGACGAATTTCGTTTGGCTACGCACGATCGGATAGCGAGAAGACCGAGCGGGCGATCGACGGGAACGGGGATCGCAACCTGTCCGAAATGACAGGCCGTCAACGCGGCAGCGGCCATGCTCAACGTACGGAATCCGAACCGGCGGTCGATTTCCTGACGGACAATTCGGTCCGCACGGCCAGATATCCGCCCGTTGGACGAAGCCGGGCCGATACCTGCGCTGCGTAAATAATTAGGAAGCGCCCGGGCCTCAGAGGGTCCGGGTGCTTGTTATGCGATCACTCGGATTTCCGTACCAACGGGTAAAACCTCTACCGCCTTCCGTTCAACGCGTCGCGATCCAAATCGCCGCGACGAAAGCCGGCAACGCGATCACCGCCGTTACGATAGTTTTTGTACAGGGCTTTTTCGGTTTGAAAACGATATTTTCCATCATAATCTCTTTTACTCATCTGCGGCATATCTCGCGGAAATCGCAGTAGGCGCATACCGAACGGTCCTCGCACTGCTCGAACGGCTTGGAAAAGTCGAACAGTTCCGAGAGCGTTTTCTGCAGATGCCCGTTCAACGACTCACGATAGTCCGAGAAACGAAGTACCGGACGGTCGCCCTCGACGAGCAGAGGCGAAAAGCGCTCGTCCTGCATCGAGCGGACGTAATAAAGCGCCGGCTGCACGTCGCAGTTTTCGGACTGCGACAGCATCATCGCATAGAGCAAAGTCTGCAAAACGGCCGGGCTCCGCTCGGCGGCAACAGAAGAAAACAGCGCGGCAACGTCGCGGAAACGGTTGTGAGGCTTGCCCGTCTTGTAGTCCACCACGCGCAGCGCTCCGTCCGAAAGCCGGTCGATCCGGTCGGCCTTGCCGGCGAAACCCACCGACCGGACGCGGCCGTTCCGCTCGAGCGGGACGCGATACTCGACCGTCGCCTCGAGACGCTCGACGGCATACCCCCGTTGCGAAGCGTCGTAAGGCAATATGCAGGAATCGACATACTTGCGGACGACGTCGCGCACCAACAGAACGCTCCCGCCGTACTCCTCCTCGGTAGCTTTCGGATCCTGCAAATACTCTTCGTTCACGGCCCGCACGACCGCCTCCTTTACGGCCGGCGTACCCGGCAGGGAAGCGATGGTCCGCTGCGGGTTCGGATCGCCGAGCAACGGCATGTAAAGCAACTCCATGGCCCGATGCAGTATCGTGCCGAACATCGGCAGGTCGATCTCCTCGGCGATCTCCTCGACCGGCTTCAATCCCGCCACATGACGGAAATAGAATCTCAAAGGACATTCGACATACTGATAAAAGGCCGTCGGCGACAGGGAGCGCCCTCCCCCGTCGAGATACTCCTCCAGAATACGCGCGGTACGTCCGGTTTTCGAGGCCGAGACGGGTTCCGTCTTCGTCAAATTCACGCCGAGCCGGATCGCGCGCCTCAGCGGCCGGTGCGGCGATTCGTACTCCAACTGATAGACATAGCGGCTGGGCTCGCCCGTACGCTTGTCGTCGCTGCGCGAGCAGTAGGCCAGGTGGACGGTCTCCGCCCGTTGTAGCAACCGGTAGAAATAGTAGGCATAGACGCCCTCGTGGTGTTGCGGAGTCGGCAGGCCGTAGGCATACCGCAGATTGTAGGGAATGAACGAAGACGAAACCGCCCGGTTGCCGGGAAAGGTATCGTCGTTGACCGACAGCACGAGCACATGCTCGAAATCGAGGTTGCGCGTCTCGAGTATCCCCATGATCTGCACGCCGGAAAGCGGCTCGCCTTCGTACGGAATGCGCACATCTTGCAGCATTTTGCGCAGCAGCGAGGCGAAGACAGGCGTCGTGACCTCCAAACCGCTCCCGGCGAGCGAGTTCTCGAGCCGGCAGATCCGGTCGACGATCACCGAAAAAAACTCCCTCCGCTGCCGGACATCGTCTGCCGACGCGGCATGCAGGATCACCAGCGACAGCGAGTCGCGGATATATGCGGAAAGCTCCTGCCATGAGCCTGCCGGCGCGAACAGCGGATCGATCACCGAGCCCGGAGCGAGCATGCTCCGGCGCACGTAGATCGACTGCCGGCGCAGTATCTCGGCCGCAAGCCCGGCCGCCGCCGGGTCGCAGGCCCGGACATAGGGGTGCAGAAGCAATCCGGTCACATCGCTGTGATAGTACATCGGCTCGCCGTCGCGGCCCGGCTTTCTGCGACTCTGAAGCTCGACGAGTCGCTCGACGAACGAATAGGCCATCGTCTGGCGCAACGGATAGCCCATCGTCACATTGACCTGCTCGATCTGCTCGGGAATCGAATAGAGTACGGGCAGCAACAGCGACTCGTCGGTCAGCACAATGGCGGTCTGCTTGCCGGGCCGTATGCCGCGCTCGATCAGTCCGCTCAGAAATTCGTGCACGTACTTGCACTGCATGCTGTCGGACGGGGCCGACACGATTTCGATCCGCTTCGGCCGGCGGAAGCGGTCGCAGGAGAGACGCTCGCCGGAAGGAGAAGGGAAATTCCGGATATTCTCGCGCAGAAACAGGCCCGCCTCGTAATCGGGATTACCGACGTAATAATCGTCGTAGTCCCAGTAGAACTCGACCCTGCCGCTGCCGTACATCCGGCGGAAAAGCCGTTTCTCGCACTCCGACAGCGCGTTGAATCCCGCCACGACATAGCGCGCCTGCGGATCGTCGGACCATTCGACGGTCTCCTCTCCCGAAAGGCGCTCGGCGGCCTCGCGGTGAATCATGCCCTCGTAAGCGAGCCCCTGCTCGCGCAGACGATTGCGGAAACCGTGATAGACGTCGGCCATGCTTCTCCAAATCGTCATAAAACGCTCTTTTTCCTCGGAAAACTCGCTTTCGAGCCCGAAGCTTCGCCAGAAACGGGCGATCACCTCGATCTGCTCGGCAGTCAGATAGGAGCGGTCGCTCTCGAGCGCTTTCAGGTCGCCCATATTGGAGAAAAGCATGTCGGCATCGATCAGGTACTTGTCGATCTGATCGAAATCGGCCAGCAGCATGCCGCCCCAGAAATAAAACGCGTCGAAACTTTCGTCGTGATAGCGGGAGTAGACTTTGTAAAGCTCGGTAACGAGCTTGATCTCATCGCTCAAGCGCATCCCGGCCACCCGCTCCATGATTTCCCCCAAACTCTCGAAACGGGGCTGCCACAACGGACGCCGAGCCACCGAGGCGAGCGCATCGCTGAAAAAGAGCCGTGCCCGGCGGCTCGGAAACACCATGCGCAGCGACGAAACCTCGTCGCCGTAACGGTCGTACAGCCTTTCGGCCAATTCGGATATAAAGCCTTTCATCGAATGCGGTCGCATAAACCGAATGTGCCGTTCCGGTTCAGGAAACGGCACACGCGGGTACGGTGAAACAAGTCAAGCGCAGAAAGCCTATTGGCCGATGCTGTTGATCGTGCCCATCATTTTCGCGGAGGAACGGACGATCGAAGGCTCCCCCCGGTAGAAAATCGCGGCTCCCGTGTCGCTGGTCATTTGCAGGCGCTCGGTCGCGCAGACGTAAGCTTCGGCCCCCGAAGCCGCCTCGACGCGGACATCCATCGCCTCGAGCGTCCGGCTGTCGACCTTGGCCTTACTCGTCGCGAAAAGCGTATAGTACTTCGTCGTGCCGGTTATGTCGGCGGCCGAATTTCCGGCCACCTTCATGTACAGGTCGGTCGTAGCCACGTCCATGCCGAGCGTAGCGCCTGCCGCCAGATCGACGCTCAGCACCTCGCCGCAGACCGTACCTTCGACGGCCACGTTCGCGGCGGACGCTTTCAACGCCTGCAGGCTGTCGTAATAAAGCACGACCTCGGCACTGCTGGCCTTACCGTTCATGCCGGGCTTCAGTTTGACGAACAGATTACCGTCCTTGACCCCCCAGTCCAGCCGGTTGCTCTCGGACTGGCTCTGCTTGATCTCGATCCGCGCCGTATCGGAACGAATCATCCGCACGGTCAGATTGCCGACAAACTCGGCCTTGCTGAATACCAGAGGCTTGCCCTCGTCGCTTTTGACGCTTTGCTGAGCGAAAGCCGCGAGCGACAGCAAGGCGCAGGCGACCGTTACGAACATCTTTTTCATGGCTGTCGATTTTTCCGTTTTGAGCGAAAAGCGGCATGTCAACCGTTTATGCCCGCTCCGCGCCGCCCCCGGCCGGAAACGGGCCCGGATAACCGGCCGCATTCCTGATGACAAATATACTATTTTATGCGGGCTTGGCAATCTTTTCTTTATCTTTAACGTCGATTAGTTTCCTTTTGTTACATGGGAAAAGTGAAAATACTGAAAGCCTCGGCCGGATCGGGAAAAACCTACCGGCTGGCTTACGAATACATACGCAGCGTGATCGATTCGCCGCAGCTGTACCGCCACATTTTGGCCGTCACGTTTACGAACAAGGCCACCGAAGAAATGAAGCAGCGTATCGTCGGAGAACTCAACGCGCTGGCCAACGGCAGCCCGAGCGGCTACATGGGCGATCTGGAACGCGATCTGGGGCTCGATGGACAGACGATCCGCCGGCGCGCGGTGGACGCGCGCACGAAGATCCTGCACGACTACAGCCGTTTTACGGTCCTGACGATCGACAAGTTTTTCCAGCGGATCATCCGCTCGTTCATCAAGGAACTCGGGATCGATCTGAACTTCAATCTGGAGCTCCAGACGGATTCGATCCTCGACAGCGCGACGGACCGGCTGATCGACCGCATCGCCGTCGACCGCGCGCTGCGCGACTGGGTGTTGCACTTCGTGGAGGAAAAGATCGACACGGACGGCCGCTGGGACATCCGCGGCGAAATTTCGCAACTGGGCCGCGAGCTGTTCGGAGAACGATACCGCGCGGTATCCGGCGACAAGGCATCGCGCGAAGAGTTGTCGCGCATCGTTTCGGCGGCAGTCGCCCGGAGCCGCCGGATCGAAAACGAAATGAAAAAAACGGCGGCCGAGGCTCTGGCCGTCATCGATTCGGCCGGACTGGCCGCCGAAGACTTCGCCTATGGCCGAGGCGGATGCGTCGGCTATTTCGTCAAGACGGCCGACGGAACGATCGCCCCCTACGGCAAGCGAGTGCTCGACGCCCTCGAATCGGAGGAGAAATGGGTTACGGCCCGAAGCTCCCGGAAAGAAGCGGCACGGAGCGTCGTGCCGACCCTCAGACGACTGCTGGCCAAGCTCTGCTCGATCTACGACGACAACATCCGCTTCCTGAATACGGCCCGGCTGCTCTCGGCCAACTACCGCAGCTTCGCGCTGCTCGACGACCTGTCGGAGAAAGTAGCCGAAATCTGCACGGAGCAGAACCTGGTACCGATTTCGGAAACCAACGCGATCCTCGGCAAGCTGATGGGAGACAACGACGCGCCGTTTATCTACGAGAAGGTCGGCAATACGTTCTCCCGTTTCATGATCGACGAGTTTCAGGACACTTCGCAGGGTCAGTGGAGCAATTTCGTCCCGCTGCTCGAAAACGCGGTCGCGCAATCCGAGGACGAACCGGTGCTGCTGGTGGGCGACGTCAAGCAGTCGATCTACCGCTGGCGGGGCGGAGACTGGCGGATTCTGGGCCGTCAGGTCGCCTCGCGGTTCAAAGACACGCGGACCGCGTCGCTCGACACGAACTACCGAAGCGAAAAGACGGTCGTCGAGTTCAACAACAGCCTGATCGAAGCATGCGTGCAGCTCGACAACGACCGCCTGAACCGGATGATACAAGAAGCGGCCGAAAACGGCCGTCTTTCGCCCGGGCGGCGCGACGAGCTGAGCGACATGCTCTCGGAAGCATACCGAGACCAAAGGCAACGGTGCAGCAAAACGCGCGAAGCGGGATACGTGACCGTACGAGAATACGAGAAGGGCGAGCAGCCGGATCCGCCGCTGTTGATCCGCACGGTCGAAGATTTGCAAAGCCGGGGCTTCGCAGCCGGAGACATCGCCGTACTCGTGCGGACCAATCCGCAGGGCGCGGCCGTAGCGCAACAGCTGCTCGACTACAAATCGACTCATCCGGAATCTCCCTACTGCTATGACGTCGTAACGCAGGAAGCGCTTCAGATCGGCCACAGCGACACGGCCGGATTCATCGCCTCCGTATTCCGGCTCGCCGCAGGCAGCGACGAGCCGGTCAAGCGCGCCGTATACAATCTCTACCTGGAAAATCCGGTCGAGCAGCCGCTGACCGAAAGCGAGCAGGCATTCATCGAATCGCTCGGCCTGATGTCGATCGAGGAGGCATTCGAAGAAACGGTCCTGCACTACCGTCTGAACGAGAAAGTCCGGGACATCGCCTACATTCAGGCCATGCAAGAGCAGGTACACGCCTTCAGCACGTCGAGAATCGCCGACTTGCCGCTGTTCCTCAAATGGTGGGACGAGACGGGAGCCGCCCAGTCGATCAGCCTTCCCCGCAACCGCAACGCCATTACGGTCATCACGATCCACAAGGCCAAGGGATTGCAGTACAAAGCGGTCGTCCTCCCCGACTGCGACTGGAGCCTGCAACCCAAAACCGGCAGCCTGATCTGGGGCAGGACCGACGAAAAGCCGTTCGACTCGCTGAAACACATGCCGCTGGGCTGGAGCAAACTGATCGGAGAGTCCGCCTTCGCCGAGGAATTCTATACCGAAACGGTCTTCTCGCACATCGACAACATCAACCTATTCTACGTGGCCGCGACGAGGGCCGAGCAGGAACTGCACATCCAGATTCCCCGAGGCGGCAAAGAGACGCAGCGGATCGGCAGCCTGGTCATGAGCGCGATCCAATGCGCGGACGACGGAAGCGCCGCAATCGGCGAAACGAGGGGAAGCGTCGTCCAAGACGATGCGGGACGCTTTTTTCGCTTCGGAACCCCGGAACGGCCGCTACACGCGGAGCATCGGGAGCCGGAACCCGTCGCCTCCTATCCTACCCGGCGAATCGGTGCGCGGCTGAGATTCCGGCTCGACTCGCAACGCTATTTCGAGGACGGAGACTCTCCCGCGCCACTCTCTCCGCGCAACTACGGCATTCTGATGCACAAACTGCTCGAAAACGCGGCCGACAAGCCGCAGATCGACCGGCAGCTCGAAGCCATGCTGGCCGAAGGAGCCGTATCGCGAAACGAAGCGGGAAAAATCCGGGAACTGCTGTCCGAGGCCTTTTCCGATCCGATCGTCGCATCGTGGTTCGACGGCAACTGGAGCATCGTGCGCAACGAACACGACATCGTCGTCCCGGGCGAGCGATCGACCCGCCGGCCCGACCGCGTGCTGACCAAAGGAGCGGAAGCCGTTGTCATCGACTACAAGTTCGGTCTCAAAAAACACAACCGGCATACCCGTCAGGTCGAGGAGTACATGCGACTGCTCGGGCGAATGGGCTACCGGACGGTCAGAGGCTATCTGTGGTATGTCGAACTGAAACAAGTGGAAAACGTCGGATAAGAATAACGCCCGCGCAGGCCGGCATGGCTCCCCGTTTCACCCGATCGCAACCCGGAACGCGAACGGAAATGCCCAACCGGACGCAAAGCGTCCGAAGCATTCCGCTTTTCTGAAAATATTTCGGGACGATAGCATGTTCCGGACTGCCGGAAACGGATATTCCCAGCCTGCCGGACCGCAGGAAACAGCGTACCGCCCTCAGCCGGCACGGTAAAACGTCTGCCGGTCATCGAACGGCAAGACGAGCCGCCGAGCCATCGCAACGCCCTCGATATTCGGCCTAACGGCAGTCAGTCGATGAAAATGCGGATCGTGCGGGTTTTACCGATACCGGCAGTCAGTTTGCGCAGCGCTTAAGACATTTGCCGGGTCTGAAGGCCCCGTTTTCGATTCGTCCGTCTCGGCCTTGGGCGTCAGCATAACCACGAAGTCGATCACGACGATATCGATCGCGCCCGATGGGATCAGCTGGTCGGCGATCTCGAGCGCCTGCTCGCCCGTTATCGGGCTGCGAAATAAGCAACTTATCGATGTCTACGCCCGGTTTCCGAGCATGTATGCCAAGGACTCGGGCCCGCCCCGTCCCCGACGGCAAGCTATCTCATCAGGCCGACGCAACTGAGCGGCACATACTCTCCGACCGAGGGAAGCAACCGCTCTCCGTCTAAGAAAAGGCAGGCAGCGGCTCCGCCCTCCAGCTCGACGGCCTCGGCACAGCCGAAACCGGCCATCGCGTCGCGAACGGTCTCCACTCCCACTCCGCCCTGAAGAGCGGATGCGGAACATATCATCAGCACGATATCGCCCCGGGACGTCACACCCATCGCCGAACGGGCCGCCAGTTCCTCCTCCGTCTCGGCAGAAACCTTTATGCCGTCACGGATCAGAACGCCTCGGGCCGCCATGGCGTAGCGAGCCTCGCTTCCGCCGATATATGCTTTCCCGTCCCGAACCTCCGCATCGCCGATCAGACAGGTATCTCCGGCCGCCGCTCCCGCCGCGGCATACGTCGTGTCGGTTTTTCCCTGAACGAGCATTCCGTCGACAACCAGCAGGTCGTCCCCCGTACCGCCGTTGATCAAAGCGACGGAGGAAGAGTTCCGCTCGTAATACTCGGGCATCGTAGCCTGCTGCATGACGCCTCCTCCGGTCACCGTAAACACGGCATTCGTATCGGCCACCAGAGCATAAACCTCGGCCCCCGACAGATCGTCGGCACGATAAAGACGCATGTAATACGGCAATTCGTAATCCTTGACCTCCGTCCACCCGTCGGGAACGACGAACCCCATATCGATTTCGGCCTCGATCGTATAGACGGTCTCCCCGGCACGCTCGGAAGCGACCGTGAACCGCGCCGGCTCAGTCAGGTCCATCGTGACCGGATTGGACTGCGGATCGACCAACGTGCCGGATGCACCGAGCAGGAAAGTCACGTCGACACGGCTCAGATCGACGGGCCGGTCAAAAACGACGCGGACCACCCGATCCTCCCGATAGAGCGTGACCTCTCCGTCGACATCCTCCGCCTTGACCTGAACTCCCGCGAGAGCGTATTCTATCGTCGCGAACATCGTATACACGACCGTTTGCCCGTCAACACGGGCCGCTACGGTAGCCCCCTTCTCCTTCGACAGGTCCATGTAGACGGTATCTTTCAGATAAGGGATGAACATCTGCGCTCCCTCGATCAGGTCGAAAGACACCAGCACCTCGCTCAGATCGCAGTAGGCATAGAACGTCACATCGATCCTTTTCTCCTGCTGGTCGATCGTCACGTCCGCATCGCCGTTTTCGACCGTCACGCCGACGATCGGCTCGGGTACGACCTCCTCCTCCTTTTCCTTCTTACAGGCGGCGAATATCAGGACGAATGCCAGCAAACATGCCCAATTCGCGCGTTTCAGCGTCATTTTCATCTCGTTCAACGTTCCTTGCCGGAAACCACCGGACGCACGGAACTCGGTTCAAAATTAAAATTTTTTCCGGACATATCGGACTCTGCGGAATCAAATAAGAAGCCCGTTTCTTAGTCTTCTCCGGAAACTCGACCGGTTTTCCCGCCGACTGGAATTCCGGCAGACGGTTCCACCTCGGGCCGGCGAAAAAAAAACGAGAATACCGAGGCTCCGCGCTCGGACCGGGATGTAGCTAATCGCTTTTGCGGCGATTGAGCCATGTGTCAGCCGCGTTTTTTATTTCTGCACGGTTTCAACCCAAGGATATCCGCCGCGAACGTACGCCATCGAAGTCCCGCGCGCTCCCAACGACATGGCGATTCGACGGTGCGTTTCCGACGAAAACAGGCGAAAAGCGAAGGAGGACGGGACATGCGTATGTCCCGTCCTCCTTTACGTTCCGAAGCGGTCTTCCGCTACAAGCCTTAATCGTTCAGCGAGAAACGCTTGTAGGCGACCACGGTGGCTTCGGCGTCGGCCTGCTTGATGTAGGCGCCGACCGAAATCTTGTTGTTCTTCACGAGAGGCTGGTTGAGCAGCGTATTCTCGGTCAGGAACTTGTTCACCTTGCCCTCGGCAATCTTATCGAGCATGGCCTCGGGCTTACCGTCCAAACGGGCTTGCTCGCGGCCGATTTCGCGCTCCTTTTCGACGACAGCCGGATCGCAGTCGCCCCGGTCGATCGCAATGGGAGCCATAGCGGCAGCCTGCATGGCCACATCCTTGGCCGTTTCCATGGCGATCTCCTTGTTGAAGCCGACTAGCACGCCCAGCTTATGGTTCGTATGAATGTAGGTCACGCACATCGGCGCCTCGATCTTGGCATAGTATACCAGTTCGACCTTCTCGCCGGTCTGTCCCGACTTCTCGGTCACCTTGTCGGCCACGGTCCGGCCCGCCTCCACACTCACGGCTTTCAGCGCTTCGAGATCGGCGGCATCGGCCTTGACGGCGATTTCGAGAATCTCGTCAGCCGTAACCGAGAACTCCGAGTTCTTCGCGACGAAGTCGGTCTCGCAGGCGAGGCAAAGCATATAACCCTTCCCGCCGACGATCTTCGACACGACGACCCCTTCGGTAGCCGAACGGTCGGCGCGCTTGGCAGCGACCAGCTTGCCCTTCTCGCGGATGATATCCTGAGCCTTGGCATAGTCGCCCTCGGCCTCGATCAGCGCTTTCTTGCAGTCCATCATGCCCGCTCCGGTCATCTTGCGGAGCTTGGCCACATCAGCAGCTTTTATTTCCATAGGTCTTCGAATTTTTAATCGACAATCAACAATTACTCGGCAGCGGCTTCGACTGCAGGCGCTTCAGCGGTTTCGGGCTCGGCCTTGGCCTCCGAGGCGGGAGCTTCCGCCTTGGCTTCCCCGGCAGGGGCCTCCGCCTTGGCGGACTCGGCCTTGACGGCCTTGCGGATGCGGGGCTTGGCCTCCTTCTCCTCCTTCTTGGGAGCCTCGGCAGCCTCTTTCTCTTTCTCCAGCTTGCGCTCGGCCAGACCTTCGCCGATAGCGGCCGTTACGGCTTCGAGAACCACTGCGATGGACTTGGCGGCATCGTCGTTTGCCGGAATCACATAATCGATATCCGTCGGATCACAACAAGTATCAACCATGGCAAACACAGGGATGTTCAGGCGCTTGGCCTCTTTCACCGCATTGGCTTCCTTCTGCACGTCGACGACGAACAAGGCGGCGGGAAGACGGGTCAGATCGGCGATCGATCCGAGGTTCTTCTCCAGCTTGGCGCGCTGACGGGCGATCTGGAGTTTTTCTCTCTTGGAAAAGTTATCGTAGGTACCGTCGGCCGTATATTTGTCGATGGTAGCCATTTTCTTGACGGCTTTGCGTATGGTAGGGAAGTTCGTAAGCATACCGCCCGGCCAGCGTTCGGTCACATAAGGCATATTCACGGCGGCAACCGTCTCCGCCACGACGTCCTTGGCCTGCTTCTTCGTCGCTACGAAGAGTACGCGACGGCCGCTCTTGGCGATCTGCTTGAGGGCTGCGGCAGCCTCGTCGATTTTGGCGACGGTCTTGTGCAGATCGATGATGTGGATCCCGTTCTTCTCCAT from Alistipes ihumii AP11 carries:
- a CDS encoding UvrD-helicase domain-containing protein; the encoded protein is MGKVKILKASAGSGKTYRLAYEYIRSVIDSPQLYRHILAVTFTNKATEEMKQRIVGELNALANGSPSGYMGDLERDLGLDGQTIRRRAVDARTKILHDYSRFTVLTIDKFFQRIIRSFIKELGIDLNFNLELQTDSILDSATDRLIDRIAVDRALRDWVLHFVEEKIDTDGRWDIRGEISQLGRELFGERYRAVSGDKASREELSRIVSAAVARSRRIENEMKKTAAEALAVIDSAGLAAEDFAYGRGGCVGYFVKTADGTIAPYGKRVLDALESEEKWVTARSSRKEAARSVVPTLRRLLAKLCSIYDDNIRFLNTARLLSANYRSFALLDDLSEKVAEICTEQNLVPISETNAILGKLMGDNDAPFIYEKVGNTFSRFMIDEFQDTSQGQWSNFVPLLENAVAQSEDEPVLLVGDVKQSIYRWRGGDWRILGRQVASRFKDTRTASLDTNYRSEKTVVEFNNSLIEACVQLDNDRLNRMIQEAAENGRLSPGRRDELSDMLSEAYRDQRQRCSKTREAGYVTVREYEKGEQPDPPLLIRTVEDLQSRGFAAGDIAVLVRTNPQGAAVAQQLLDYKSTHPESPYCYDVVTQEALQIGHSDTAGFIASVFRLAAGSDEPVKRAVYNLYLENPVEQPLTESEQAFIESLGLMSIEEAFEETVLHYRLNEKVRDIAYIQAMQEQVHAFSTSRIADLPLFLKWWDETGAAQSISLPRNRNAITVITIHKAKGLQYKAVVLPDCDWSLQPKTGSLIWGRTDEKPFDSLKHMPLGWSKLIGESAFAEEFYTETVFSHIDNINLFYVAATRAEQELHIQIPRGGKETQRIGSLVMSAIQCADDGSAAIGETRGSVVQDDAGRFFRFGTPERPLHAEHREPEPVASYPTRRIGARLRFRLDSQRYFEDGDSPAPLSPRNYGILMHKLLENAADKPQIDRQLEAMLAEGAVSRNEAGKIRELLSEAFSDPIVASWFDGNWSIVRNEHDIVVPGERSTRRPDRVLTKGAEAVVIDYKFGLKKHNRHTRQVEEYMRLLGRMGYRTVRGYLWYVELKQVENVG
- the rpsB gene encoding 30S ribosomal protein S2, whose protein sequence is MSRTDFNQLLEAGAHFGHLKRKWNPKMAPYIFMEKNGIHIIDLHKTVAKIDEAAAALKQIAKSGRRVLFVATKKQAKDVVAETVAAVNMPYVTERWPGGMLTNFPTIRKAVKKMATIDKYTADGTYDNFSKREKLQIARQRAKLEKNLGSIADLTRLPAALFVVDVQKEANAVKEAKRLNIPVFAMVDTCCDPTDIDYVIPANDDAAKSIAVVLEAVTAAIGEGLAERKLEKEKEAAEAPKKEEKEAKPRIRKAVKAESAKAEAPAGEAKAEAPASEAKAEPETAEAPAVEAAAE
- the tsf gene encoding translation elongation factor Ts, with the translated sequence MEIKAADVAKLRKMTGAGMMDCKKALIEAEGDYAKAQDIIREKGKLVAAKRADRSATEGVVVSKIVGGKGYMLCLACETDFVAKNSEFSVTADEILEIAVKADAADLEALKAVSVEAGRTVADKVTEKSGQTGEKVELVYYAKIEAPMCVTYIHTNHKLGVLVGFNKEIAMETAKDVAMQAAAMAPIAIDRGDCDPAVVEKEREIGREQARLDGKPEAMLDKIAEGKVNKFLTENTLLNQPLVKNNKISVGAYIKQADAEATVVAYKRFSLND
- a CDS encoding phosphodiester glycosidase family protein encodes the protein MTLKRANWACLLAFVLIFAACKKEKEEEVVPEPIVGVTVENGDADVTIDQQEKRIDVTFYAYCDLSEVLVSFDLIEGAQMFIPYLKDTVYMDLSKEKGATVAARVDGQTVVYTMFATIEYALAGVQVKAEDVDGEVTLYREDRVVRVVFDRPVDLSRVDVTFLLGASGTLVDPQSNPVTMDLTEPARFTVASERAGETVYTIEAEIDMGFVVPDGWTEVKDYELPYYMRLYRADDLSGAEVYALVADTNAVFTVTGGGVMQQATMPEYYERNSSSVALINGGTGDDLLVVDGMLVQGKTDTTYAAAGAAAGDTCLIGDAEVRDGKAYIGGSEARYAMAARGVLIRDGIKVSAETEEELAARSAMGVTSRGDIVLMICSASALQGGVGVETVRDAMAGFGCAEAVELEGGAAACLFLDGERLLPSVGEYVPLSCVGLMR